Part of the Molothrus ater isolate BHLD 08-10-18 breed brown headed cowbird chromosome 9, BPBGC_Mater_1.1, whole genome shotgun sequence genome is shown below.
TGTGAACTGTGACCTTACTCTTCCTGCACCAAAGAGGAAATCACGGTGAGTGCCTCCTGCTCAGTGCACTGTGTGAATGGCCAACAGGCCCTGAAGGAGTTCTGCATGCTCCCTCTCACCTGTTAAAATACATAAAGAACCTTTTCCACTTGCTTTGACCATCTGAGAAAACCCTGTTGTAAGTAAAAAGGGATTGTCAGCCTAGATTTGATCTTGTTAGATGTTGAACACCTTCTACTGCCACTGAAGAAGAGGAAACAAAGGCATTCAACACCTGCAGCACCACCTGTTGAAGACCATGTCCTAAGGGGTTAACAATAACTAGGAAGACAATATAATAATCTCTTACAAACTATGCAACCCAAAGCATACATCTTAAACACAGTTTCCCTGGTGGGAttaggaaatggaaagaaaaacagacaaaatcaTTTACTTTTACCAGTAAAAATTAAGTTACAGATGCCCTTGTTCTCAGGgcaaaacaaactaaaaatatcttaaaacagtgaaaaaatatgagaaaattttatttaaaaatagatgtaCTCCTTACTCCAAATTTGTTTGTACAGAAAggatttgaaaaagaaaaaaataatgacaaattAAATGCATAATCAGAGTATGCATTCTCTAGAGCTTTTTTGGTAGAAGTGttatttctgtaaaactgaGCAAGAAGTTATTCAGCTTTCATTTGCTCCCTGACATCAGAAGGCAAAGTTTCAAACAAGTTGTCCTCTACAGTGAAACCAGTCCTCTTCAGAGCTCTACACTCACCGAGCTCAGGTGGGAGGATTTCAAAGTGATTGCCTTTAATATCCAAGTAGGAGAGCAATGTCAAATTACCAATTTTAGGTGAAAGGACTGACAAGttatttttcccaattttcagAGTCTTAAGTTTTTTGCAAAAGTACAGTTCATCTGGCACACTCTCCACTTTGTTGCAAGTAATGGAAAAGTACTGTAAACTCTGAAGAACTCCTATTTCAGGTGGGATAAAGCGAATGTCATTGTAAGACAAATCCAAGTATCTGATTTTGTTGCATAGGAACAGGTGGGACGGAAGAACCTCTATTTTGTTATGGCTGAAGGAAAGCCGCTCTAGACTGGTGAGTTTCTTTATATGCTCTGGGATGTAGGTTATACTGTTGTACCACAGCTTTAGAATGGTCAGCTTTCGCAGATGTTGAAAACTTACTATTTCTTCAATGGATTTGAGGTTGTTTTCCTTTAGATCCAATTCCTGAAGACTGAGAAGGCTGAACACTGCATGAGGTATGCGCTCCAAATCACAATGAACCAATTCCAGCTGTGTCAGGTTGACCATTTTCTTCAGGTTGTTGAGCATCACTAACTTAGTGCCATCATTATGGATACACAATTTCTGCAGGTGACTTGAAACATCAACTGCAGATTGTGGGATTTTGGACAAATTACTTTTTATGTGTAGAACTTTCAGGCTTTTAAGTTCCCGAAAAGACTCCAGTGTaatgtttttagaaatatcaTGACTTAGGGATCCAATTAAATAGAGTTCTTCCAAATTTCTGAGGCCATACATCCAATGTGGAAGTTCTCTGATGTCATCAAACTTGACGCTCAAGATCTTGAGATTCTCCTTCAGAAAAGCTAAGGCGGCACTGTGGATCTTCACAGAGCACTGGTGCAATGAGAGCTCCTGGAGATTGTCCAACTGTGCAATGGTTGCTGGTATCATTacattattaattatttcaagTTTTAAAGACTGCAGCTCAGTAATTTCAAACACTGTGTCTGGTAGTCCGGAAAGCATGAAAAGCTGTAGCTCCAAATGGCTGTGGGAGTTTGTCTGCAGCCTCTGTCGCAGTTTATCTGCAGTCCACTCATTGTTTAGGTTCAGCTGTTTCAGCTTATTTTCACTGACTTCAGACAGGAAGACAGCAAAGCGCTTGGAGTAGAGAGGATCGTACTGATCGATCATATGAAGCATAAAGGCAAAGTCGTTCTTGACATCTGGGATGTCATCGATTCCCGTCTCCT
Proteins encoded:
- the LRRC8C gene encoding volume-regulated anion channel subunit LRRC8C — encoded protein: MIPVTEFRQFSEQQPAFRVLKPWWDVFTDYLSVAMLMIGVFGCTLQVMQDKIICLPKRVQPCQNQSNSSNVLSTMPDTTPLPPPKPSTPPATVEMKGLKTDLDLQQYSFINQVCYERALHWYAKYFPYLVLIHTLVFMLCSNFWFKFPGSSSKIEHFISILGKCFDSPWTTRALSEVSGEDSEEKDNRKNNINKSNTTQPSTEGTLVKTQSLKSIPEKLVVDKGTPGALDKKEGEQAKALFEKVKKFRLHVEEGDILYVMYVRQTVLKVIKFLIIIAYNTALVSEVNFTVVCNVDIEDMTGYKNFCCNHTMAHLFSKLSYCYLCFVSIYGLTCLYTLYWLFYRSLKEYSFEYVRQETGIDDIPDVKNDFAFMLHMIDQYDPLYSKRFAVFLSEVSENKLKQLNLNNEWTADKLRQRLQTNSHSHLELQLFMLSGLPDTVFEITELQSLKLEIINNVMIPATIAQLDNLQELSLHQCSVKIHSAALAFLKENLKILSVKFDDIRELPHWMYGLRNLEELYLIGSLSHDISKNITLESFRELKSLKVLHIKSNLSKIPQSAVDVSSHLQKLCIHNDGTKLVMLNNLKKMVNLTQLELVHCDLERIPHAVFSLLSLQELDLKENNLKSIEEIVSFQHLRKLTILKLWYNSITYIPEHIKKLTSLERLSFSHNKIEVLPSHLFLCNKIRYLDLSYNDIRFIPPEIGVLQSLQYFSITCNKVESVPDELYFCKKLKTLKIGKNNLSVLSPKIGNLTLLSYLDIKGNHFEILPPELGECRALKRTGFTVEDNLFETLPSDVREQMKAE